The region CCCGGCGCACCACCTCGGCGATCTCCACGCCACGCTCGAACCAGTGGCCGGCGAAGTGAAAGGTCTCGAAGGGGGCGAGATCGGCGGCCCGGTCCAGCAGGCGGGCGATGGTCTCGCCGCCATCGGGCAGATAGGCCCAGGCGTGGCCCACGTCCCGCTTGCCCATGTAGGTTACGGCAGAGATCGGCTTGCCGGGCTTGACCATGGCCTGCGAGAACCAGCTCCCCCCAGCCTGCGGCCCCAGGAAATCGCCGAAGCGCACGATCAGCGTGCGCACGCCGTCCGCCTGCGCCGCTTCCAGCCGGCGTTCCAGCTCGATGCGGATCAGGCCTTTCCGGGTGGTGGTTTCCTGCCTGGTGCGCTCGGTCAGCACGGCGGGGCCGGTGGGCGAGTAGTTGTAGATCGTGCCGGGCAGCACGATGCGGGCACCCTGCGCCCTGGCCGCCGCGATGGTGTTGTCGATCATGGGCAGGACCAGGGCCGGCCAGTTGCGATAGCCGGCCGGGTTCACGCCGTGAACGATGACCTGGACGCCCCGGGCCGCGGCCAGGACATCGGCGGCATTCATGGCATCGCCCTGAACCCACTCGATCGGCCCCCAATGGGCAAAGCGCTTGGCCATCGCCTCGGCCTGGCGGTGCATGGCCCGCACCCGCCAGCCTGCGCGCACCAGCGCCTTGGCCGTCTCGCTGCCGATGCCGCCTGTGGCGCCCAGCACCAGGGCCGTCCGTTCGCTCGTCATTGCTGCCTCCATCAGTGTCGATGGGGGCAGGATGAGGCCGGACCTGGTAAACAGAAATTGCGGAAATATCTGTCGCTGCTATAAATATATTTATGACTGAGCCGGGCTGGGAACTTTACCGATCCTTTCTTGCCGTGATGGCCGAGGGCAGCCTGTCGGGTGCAGCCCGCGCCCTGGGGCTCACCCAGCCGACCGTCGGCCATCACATCGCGGCGCTGGAGATCGCCTTGTCGGCGGCGCTGTTCACCCGCTCGCAGCGCGGCCTGACCCCGACCGATACGGCCCAGGCCCTGTTGCCCCATGCCCAGACCATGGCGGCGGCGGCGGATGCCCTGCGCCGCGTCGCCTCGGGCGAGGGCGACGAGATGCGCGGCACCGTGCGCGTCACCGCCAGCGAGGTGGTGGGGGCCGAAGTCCTGCCGGCCATACTGGCCGATTTCCGCGAACGGCACCCACGGGTGGTGGTGGAACTCTCGCTCTCCAACCGCAGCGAGGATCTGCTGCGCCACCAGGCCGATATCGCCGTGCGCATGGTCAAGCCCACGCAAGGCGCGCTGATCGCCCGCTACATCGGCGGCGTCACGCTGGGCCTGTGCGCGCACCGCCGCTATCTCGAGCGTCACGGCACCCCCAAGAGCCTGGAAGAGGTCGTGCATCACGCCCTGGTTGGCCCCGACCGCGACATCCAGTCCCTGCGCGGCATCCCCGGCATCGAGGACATCCTGACCGCCGACGTCTTTTCCCTACGCGTCGACAGCCACCTGGCCCATCTCTCGGCCCTGCGCGCCGGCTACGGCATCAGCATCGCCCAACTCGGCCTCGTCCGCCGCGACCCCGACCTGGTGCATCTCTTCCCCAAGGAATTCGCCCCGGAACTCCCCGTGTGGCTCGTCATGCACGAGGACCTGCGTACCAGCCGAAGGGTGCGGGCGCTGTACGATCACTTGGGCGTGGCGTTGGGGGAGTATGTGGGGACAAAGGGGGTTAGCTAGGCAACCGGATCGCCTTCGCCTCCGCCGGCACCCCCCGCCGGGTTCTCCACGGTGGGCGCGCGCAAGGAGCGGCGGAACATCTTGTGCTTCACCTGGTGGGCGATGATCTCCTCGGCGAAGGCCCAGGTGGCGTTGGCAAGCGCCTCGGTTTCCTCCGCCACCCAGGCGGCATAGACTTCGGTGTGGGAAGGAAGCTGATTGCGGGGTCGCGCCCGAGGGATTAGCGTGTGGCGTCGGTTCCGGAGCCACTCATGGTTGCTATTAATCCGCAGAAAATTTATGGCAGATGGCAGTCGGGCGTGGCCTTGG is a window of Oleomonas cavernae DNA encoding:
- a CDS encoding SDR family NAD(P)-dependent oxidoreductase: MTSERTALVLGATGGIGSETAKALVRAGWRVRAMHRQAEAMAKRFAHWGPIEWVQGDAMNAADVLAAARGVQVIVHGVNPAGYRNWPALVLPMIDNTIAAARAQGARIVLPGTIYNYSPTGPAVLTERTRQETTTRKGLIRIELERRLEAAQADGVRTLIVRFGDFLGPQAGGSWFSQAMVKPGKPISAVTYMGKRDVGHAWAYLPDGGETIARLLDRAADLAPFETFHFAGHWFERGVEIAEVVRRVVGRPDLPIRRFPWIVVRLAQPFMELFREMVEMSYLWRRPFRLDNTKLVRFLGIEPHTPIDEAVRHTLDGLGCLPTTSGVPVLAKG
- a CDS encoding LysR family transcriptional regulator: MTEPGWELYRSFLAVMAEGSLSGAARALGLTQPTVGHHIAALEIALSAALFTRSQRGLTPTDTAQALLPHAQTMAAAADALRRVASGEGDEMRGTVRVTASEVVGAEVLPAILADFRERHPRVVVELSLSNRSEDLLRHQADIAVRMVKPTQGALIARYIGGVTLGLCAHRRYLERHGTPKSLEEVVHHALVGPDRDIQSLRGIPGIEDILTADVFSLRVDSHLAHLSALRAGYGISIAQLGLVRRDPDLVHLFPKEFAPELPVWLVMHEDLRTSRRVRALYDHLGVALGEYVGTKGVS